The nucleotide window TTTTGGTTGGACGTCACGCTTCCGACTTGCGGGAACCTCAGGTGTAACGGAAACGGGGTGTGCGTGACCCGCGACGCGGCCGAGGGCTGCGATTGTCGCCTGGGCTACACGGGCCAGTTCTGCCGGGACACGGTGAACGAGGCCGTCTCAGTATCGCTCTTGCTCGGGGTCCTGGCTGTCATCTTTGGGATCATCGCTGCCGCCTTCATCTTCGCCAAACTCCGGCAGAAAAGAAAAGCACAGCTCAGGTAACGTGTCTGACGTCACAGTAGAATATATGAAGCTGTGAAGTTCCTTTGGGCGACAAGTGGGGTGTCGgaggtgtttttctttttttttttttttgggggttatgCCTTTAATCTGACGGGACCGTGAAGAGGCTGACAGGAAGTGGGTGGGAGtaagagatggggtgggatcgggaaatgacccgggCCGGACTCAAACCCAGGTCCCAGTGGGCACGAGGACCCAAATATACACCccttcaacaataaaaacaaaaacaatgcttgaacgttctatttgggtcccaatctacttcctctgcattaagataacttATGGaatgggtgctccttgttggtgccccccacccaatcccaatcctccaccaccttttttatgcagcccttgccacttaatctactaaacccctcttctactgcactctttaccccccccccccctccccattaatgcacaaataggctgacaccagacataatttcactgcatttcttacttccagtaactatatgcatgtgacaataaacttccttgtatccttgtatccttgtatccttggaatgttaaaaaggaagtcttgtggggccaactatgatgctgataatggaactcttgaaagggtctattaaggttttgcacctacgtcataatgtcatgtgaccgtttgtttacaactagagtggtaggcaagaatggtaggcaaggcactgcagagagtggtaggcaagcctacaacagtcgggttgcataggctacacatagttacaaatagcttcaaaattgaaattttaatatcaaatattgaccacttgtgtaggccctaacagttggttttacaataagaagcaaaaaggtgacgaacgaccgtttagcctacctatcctcgtggttgtggaggatgattgttagcagctgtgaagtcttttattctcaagatagcctaatggtgtagcctactgtctacgaagacgtaggctaaaatacaactatctacagtcatccaaaaatgaattgccagagacaggctatgaagggaaaaagtgcagcattttaaacatggcaagattatttttaccggaacagtttgttctaatttgtctcgtgaaattcgtgctcgtggacatcaatcacctatcttctgtccttctatttcaagttatcatgtgtgtcatttgattatataatcacaacaaatgctaataaatgaaaacagaataggcttttgtgctataggctaacgttacaggtcacttaggctaactcccgtatgtcaaaata belongs to Alosa alosa isolate M-15738 ecotype Scorff River chromosome 23, AALO_Geno_1.1, whole genome shotgun sequence and includes:
- the LOC125288622 gene encoding neurogenic locus notch homolog protein 3-like, with product MTMSTALPLSSFTTASLQREGRFWLDVTLPTCGNLRCNGNGVCVTRDAAEGCDCRLGYTGQFCRDTVNEAVSVSLLLGVLAVIFGIIAAAFIFAKLRQKRKAQLRKATDQERERMKLEGEWA